One stretch of Micromonospora echinospora DNA includes these proteins:
- a CDS encoding PIG-L deacetylase family protein produces MTQPEPLTPLAEDWQRALAVVAHPDDLEFGAAAAVARWTAQGKEVVYCLLTSGEAGIDGMAPERARVVREEEQRASAAVVGVPVVEFLGLPDGLLEYGVPLRRAIAAVVRRHRPDVVLTNNFRETWDGAYALNQADHIACGRATLDAVRDAGNRWIFPEQLTDGTQPWSRVREVWAAGSPAARHGVDVTDTFDKGVASLRAHGAYLSGLGDGGFDAEEFLEGMARPAGSRLGARFGATFEVFQINLQ; encoded by the coding sequence GTGACGCAGCCGGAGCCGCTCACCCCACTGGCCGAGGACTGGCAGCGGGCGCTCGCAGTGGTGGCGCACCCCGACGACCTGGAGTTCGGCGCCGCCGCCGCGGTGGCGCGCTGGACCGCCCAGGGCAAGGAGGTCGTGTACTGCCTGCTGACCAGCGGTGAGGCGGGCATCGACGGGATGGCGCCGGAGCGCGCCCGGGTGGTGCGCGAGGAGGAGCAGCGTGCCTCCGCCGCCGTGGTCGGGGTGCCCGTGGTCGAGTTCCTCGGCCTGCCCGACGGGCTGCTGGAGTACGGCGTGCCGCTGCGCCGGGCCATCGCCGCCGTGGTGCGCCGGCACCGGCCGGACGTGGTGCTGACGAACAACTTCCGGGAGACCTGGGACGGGGCGTACGCGCTCAACCAGGCCGACCACATCGCCTGCGGCCGGGCCACGCTGGACGCGGTCCGCGACGCCGGCAACCGGTGGATCTTCCCGGAGCAGCTCACTGACGGCACGCAGCCGTGGTCGCGGGTCCGCGAGGTGTGGGCGGCCGGGTCGCCGGCAGCTCGGCACGGGGTGGACGTGACCGACACGTTCGACAAGGGCGTGGCGTCGCTGCGGGCGCACGGGGCGTACCTGAGCGGGCTCGGCGACGGCGGTTTCGACGCCGAGGAGTTCCTGGAGGGCATGGCCCGCCCGGCCGGGAGCCGGCTCGGCGCGCGGTTCGGCGCCACGTTCGAGGTGTTCCAGATCAACCT
- a CDS encoding cupin domain-containing protein, whose product MSTHVDPPGGHGRPAVPLSATEALARCVAVEPAKFAADHWGRSPLLSRAAELPNAYGFTDLLSPADADELLSRRGLRTPFLRVAKDGQLVPAARYTGGGGAGAEIGDQVLDDKVLALYADGATLVLQGLHRTWPAIVDFARDLGAALAQPLQVNAYLTPAGSQGFATHYDTHDVFVLQVDGRKHWRIHPPVLADPLERQPWGGRADEVSATADGRPELDVVLEPGDALYLPRGWLHSAQAQESSSLHLTVGIRALTRYTVVEELLALAAEDARLRASLPFGLDLADPDAIEPELTETVEALRDWLLRADPAAVADRLRARVWPAARPAPIRPLAQAQALARLSADSEVAVRGGLRWQLVPAADGRVTLRMPDRTLTLPGTCEAALRALLTGEVTRVGDLPGLDDDADRLVLARRLLKEAVLVPA is encoded by the coding sequence ATGAGCACGCACGTCGACCCGCCGGGTGGCCACGGCCGCCCGGCGGTTCCGCTTTCCGCCACCGAGGCGCTGGCCCGGTGCGTGGCAGTGGAGCCGGCCAAGTTCGCCGCCGACCACTGGGGGCGCAGCCCGCTGCTGTCCCGCGCCGCGGAGCTGCCCAACGCGTACGGCTTCACCGACCTGCTCAGCCCCGCCGACGCCGACGAGCTGCTCAGCCGCCGCGGTCTGCGTACCCCGTTCCTGCGGGTCGCGAAGGACGGCCAGCTGGTGCCGGCGGCGCGCTACACCGGCGGCGGTGGCGCGGGCGCCGAGATCGGCGACCAGGTCCTCGACGACAAGGTGCTGGCGCTCTACGCCGACGGCGCCACGCTGGTGTTGCAGGGCCTGCACCGCACCTGGCCGGCGATCGTCGACTTCGCCCGCGACCTGGGCGCCGCGCTGGCCCAGCCGTTGCAGGTGAACGCCTACCTGACCCCGGCCGGCAGCCAGGGCTTCGCCACCCACTACGACACCCACGACGTGTTCGTGCTCCAGGTCGACGGACGCAAGCACTGGCGCATCCACCCGCCGGTGCTGGCCGACCCGCTGGAGCGCCAGCCCTGGGGCGGCCGGGCCGACGAGGTCTCCGCCACCGCCGACGGACGCCCCGAGCTGGACGTGGTGCTCGAACCGGGCGACGCGCTCTACCTGCCGCGCGGCTGGCTGCACAGCGCCCAGGCCCAGGAGTCCAGCTCACTGCACCTGACAGTGGGCATCCGGGCGCTGACCCGGTACACGGTGGTCGAGGAACTGCTCGCGCTCGCCGCCGAGGACGCGCGGCTGCGCGCGAGCCTGCCGTTCGGGCTGGACCTGGCCGACCCGGACGCGATCGAGCCGGAGCTGACCGAGACGGTCGAGGCGCTGCGCGACTGGCTGCTGCGCGCCGACCCGGCGGCGGTGGCCGACCGGCTGCGCGCGCGGGTCTGGCCGGCCGCCCGGCCGGCGCCGATCCGGCCGCTGGCCCAGGCGCAGGCGCTGGCCCGGCTGAGCGCGGACAGCGAGGTCGCGGTGCGCGGCGGGCTGCGCTGGCAGCTCGTCCCGGCCGCCGACGGACGGGTGACGCTGCGGATGCCCGACCGGACGCTCACCCTGCCCGGCACCTGCGAGGCGGCGCTGCGCGCCCTGCTCACCGGCGAGGTGACGAGGGTCGGTGACCTGCCCGGCCTCGACGACGACGCCGACCGCCTGGTGCTGGCCCGCCGCCTCCTCAAGGAGGCGGTCCTCGTCCCCGCCTGA
- a CDS encoding FtsK/SpoIIIE domain-containing protein, with protein MADVRTQLVTRVRGMLSEALGATRTRLAAAEAELTASRERLARTRRAAAAVPARVGTARDRRLAEIDARHTARLAELARRAAAAAQREAPGAASAPWDRWQATPAGRAEPPGALRVGTVRLDGAEPVPALVPLLDAGHAHLAGGDRAGLATVVPALLLRSVGRADPGAVRLYGYDPEHLGGGLAGFAPLGTAGLLTFVGPGGLGRLLDDLVEQIRRINATVLAGEYGSLRELAAATGRRPEPWRVAVLLGGDELSRHERGQLDRVVRTGAACGVHLVVRGIELPDDPTVVRIAVEPDDARVAGLPVVLDAPPPPALVTETCRTVASRVAAGPPPTPFTDLLPPPDEYWREDSAHGLSAPVGEGPHGRQVLLTLGDYPPHALIGGPSGTGKTNLIFAWIGALAARYSPAELEFYLLDFKEGVSFARFAQGRRDPSWLPHMRLVGINVNTDREFGLALLRFLAEELRRRADAAKKHEVTKLAELRAVDPDGHWPRIVAVVDEFQALLAGRDVVAREAADLLEDLARRGRSQGIHLVLASQDVRGIEALWGRPALVAQFTLRIAMPKALRILAERNDAAQSLPRHHAVINAESGLAEGNEVARIPSASDWETWSELQHRLWRMRPQDAAPARLFDGDAIPKLADAPDFRALTAPEQGVPRNPVALLGEIIDVQSRSASLRLPRAPGRNLAVLGTRVDEACAVLDAAARSLARQYQPGAARFSIACLDPDADPAARALYEDLAGDASWYDEETVPELMAEVGDGLGAPGASRTPHFLLLYAVDAAAAALAGKAGTRTGLEQLRRILHDGPERRTHVLAWWRGVARMRVDLGGAGARTDQIGAWVALDVQGGELGSSLYPGSGGPDWYPRPWRGLYFDRAVHRTGQVIIPYGPSR; from the coding sequence GTGGCTGACGTCCGCACGCAACTGGTGACGCGGGTCCGGGGGATGCTCTCCGAGGCCCTGGGCGCCACCCGTACCCGGCTCGCCGCCGCCGAGGCGGAGCTGACCGCGAGCCGGGAGCGGCTGGCGCGTACCCGCCGGGCCGCCGCCGCAGTGCCCGCCCGGGTGGGCACTGCCCGCGACCGCCGCCTGGCCGAGATCGACGCCCGGCACACCGCCCGTCTGGCGGAGCTGGCCCGCCGGGCCGCCGCCGCGGCGCAGCGGGAGGCGCCCGGCGCGGCGTCCGCGCCCTGGGACCGCTGGCAGGCCACGCCCGCCGGCCGGGCCGAGCCGCCCGGCGCGTTGCGCGTGGGCACGGTACGCCTGGACGGCGCGGAGCCGGTGCCGGCGCTGGTCCCGCTGCTGGACGCCGGGCACGCGCACCTGGCCGGCGGCGACCGTGCCGGGCTGGCCACTGTGGTGCCCGCGCTGCTGCTGCGCTCGGTCGGCCGCGCCGACCCGGGCGCGGTGCGGCTGTACGGGTACGACCCGGAGCACCTGGGCGGCGGTCTGGCCGGGTTCGCCCCGCTCGGCACCGCCGGCCTGCTCACGTTCGTCGGGCCGGGTGGCCTGGGCCGGCTGCTGGACGACCTGGTGGAGCAGATCCGCCGGATCAACGCCACGGTGCTCGCCGGTGAGTACGGCTCGCTGCGCGAGCTGGCCGCCGCGACCGGACGCCGCCCGGAGCCGTGGCGGGTGGCGGTGCTGCTCGGCGGCGACGAGCTGTCCCGGCACGAGCGCGGCCAGCTCGACCGGGTGGTACGCACCGGCGCGGCGTGCGGCGTGCATCTGGTGGTCCGCGGCATCGAGCTGCCCGACGACCCGACGGTCGTCCGGATCGCGGTGGAGCCGGACGACGCCCGGGTGGCCGGGTTGCCGGTCGTGCTCGACGCCCCGCCGCCGCCCGCGCTGGTCACCGAGACCTGCCGTACTGTCGCCTCCCGGGTCGCCGCCGGCCCTCCCCCGACGCCCTTCACCGACCTGCTCCCGCCGCCGGACGAGTACTGGCGGGAGGACTCGGCGCACGGACTCAGCGCGCCGGTCGGCGAGGGCCCGCACGGGCGGCAGGTGCTGCTCACGCTCGGCGACTACCCGCCGCACGCGTTGATCGGCGGCCCGTCCGGCACCGGCAAGACCAATCTGATCTTCGCCTGGATCGGCGCGCTCGCGGCCCGCTACTCCCCCGCCGAGCTGGAGTTCTATCTGCTGGACTTCAAGGAGGGCGTGTCCTTCGCCCGGTTCGCGCAGGGCCGCCGCGATCCGAGCTGGCTGCCGCACATGCGGCTGGTCGGCATCAACGTCAACACCGACCGGGAGTTCGGCCTGGCGCTGCTGCGCTTCCTCGCCGAGGAGCTGCGCCGACGCGCCGACGCGGCGAAGAAACACGAGGTCACCAAGCTGGCCGAGCTGCGCGCGGTGGACCCGGACGGGCACTGGCCGCGCATCGTGGCGGTGGTGGACGAGTTCCAGGCGCTGCTCGCCGGGCGGGACGTGGTCGCCCGCGAGGCCGCCGACCTGCTGGAGGACCTGGCCCGGCGGGGCCGGTCGCAGGGCATCCACCTGGTGCTCGCCTCGCAGGACGTGCGCGGCATCGAGGCGCTGTGGGGGCGGCCCGCGCTGGTCGCCCAGTTCACGCTGCGGATCGCGATGCCGAAGGCGCTGCGCATCCTGGCCGAGCGCAACGACGCGGCGCAGTCGCTGCCCCGGCACCACGCGGTCATCAACGCCGAGTCGGGCCTGGCCGAGGGGAACGAGGTGGCCCGGATCCCGTCGGCGAGCGACTGGGAGACGTGGAGCGAGCTTCAGCACCGGCTGTGGCGGATGCGCCCGCAGGACGCCGCGCCGGCCCGGCTCTTCGACGGCGACGCGATCCCGAAGCTGGCCGACGCGCCGGACTTCCGCGCGCTGACCGCGCCCGAGCAGGGCGTCCCACGCAACCCGGTGGCGTTGCTCGGCGAGATCATCGACGTGCAGTCCCGTTCGGCGTCGCTGCGGCTGCCCCGCGCCCCGGGCCGCAACCTGGCGGTGCTGGGCACCCGGGTGGACGAGGCGTGCGCGGTGCTGGACGCCGCCGCCCGCTCGCTGGCCCGGCAGTACCAGCCCGGCGCGGCCCGCTTCTCCATCGCCTGCCTGGACCCGGACGCCGACCCGGCCGCCCGCGCCCTGTACGAGGATCTGGCCGGGGACGCCTCCTGGTACGACGAGGAGACCGTGCCGGAGCTGATGGCCGAGGTGGGCGACGGGCTGGGCGCGCCGGGCGCGTCGCGTACCCCGCACTTCCTGCTGCTGTACGCGGTGGACGCGGCCGCGGCGGCGCTGGCCGGCAAGGCCGGTACGCGGACCGGGCTGGAGCAGCTGCGCCGGATCCTGCACGACGGGCCGGAGCGGCGCACGCACGTGCTGGCGTGGTGGCGGGGCGTGGCCCGGATGCGCGTGGACCTGGGCGGCGCGGGCGCGCGCACGGACCAGATCGGCGCCTGGGTGGCGCTCGACGTGCAGGGCGGTGAGCTGGGCTCCTCGCTGTATCCGGGCAGCGGCGGGCCGGACTGGTATCCCCGGCCGTGGCGCGGTCTCTACTTCGACCGGGCGGTGCACCGCACCGGACAGGTGATCATCCCTTATGGTCCCTCCCGATGA
- a CDS encoding ATP-dependent Clp protease ATP-binding subunit yields the protein MMGPGDFGNDPWDEFLARYFGRGEGGRRPAHRVDITRLMTADAREMLADAARRAAQKHSNDLDTDHLLWAALQREPLRDLVRRAGADPDTLVNALGGRGEGAPRGEVPPNLSLTPAAKRALLDAHQLSRAMGANYIGPEHILMALPLNPESPAGRMLAAGRIQPESLQAASAERGAAGQPRPDRGTPTLDQYGQDLTELARMDQIDPVIGRADEIEQAVEILSRRTKNNPVLIGEAGVGKTAIVEGLAERICDGDVPQTLIGKRVIQLDLSGLVAGTRYRGDFEERLKKVIDEIRAHRDELIIFLDEIHTLVGAGGAGSEGGMDASNMLKPALARGELRVIGATTLDEYRRSIEKDAALARRFQPVLVPEPSVEDTVAILRGLRDRYEAHHQVRFTDEALIAAGELSDRYVTDRFLPDKAIDLIDQAGARVRLRTRTPAEDVRELEQQLEDTRRDKEQAVSDEQYERASALRDRLAELEDQVRRARGDEAPNHVPEVGPTEIAEVVSRATGIPVTQLTEEERDRLLRLEGHLHEKIIGQDDAVSAVSEAVRRSRTGLADPNRPMGSFLFLGPTGVGKTELARALAEALFGEADRMVRVDMSEFQERHTVSRLVGAPPGYVGYEEAGQLTEAVRRRPYAVVLLDEIEKAHPDVFNILLQVLDDGRLTDSQGRTVNFKNTVLIMTSNLGSELITGTQRTVGFASGAPGEQENDELRERLMRRLQENFRPEFLNRIDEVIIFQRLEAEQLRQITGLLLEETRRRMHAQDIQVEFSTAGVDWLAEHGYQPEFGARPLRRVIQREVDNRLSRMLLENEISPGQKVTVDTRDGQLVFDVTAGERGHAAATTSHPR from the coding sequence ATGATGGGACCGGGTGACTTCGGCAACGACCCCTGGGACGAGTTCCTGGCCCGATACTTCGGCCGGGGCGAGGGGGGACGCCGACCGGCGCACCGGGTCGACATCACCCGACTGATGACCGCCGACGCCCGGGAGATGCTCGCCGACGCGGCCCGCCGGGCCGCCCAGAAGCACAGCAACGACCTGGACACCGACCACCTGCTCTGGGCGGCGTTGCAGCGCGAGCCGCTGCGGGACCTCGTACGCCGGGCCGGCGCCGACCCGGACACGCTCGTCAACGCGCTCGGCGGGCGGGGGGAGGGCGCGCCCCGGGGCGAGGTGCCGCCGAACCTGTCGCTGACCCCGGCCGCGAAGCGGGCGCTGCTGGACGCGCACCAGCTCTCCCGCGCGATGGGCGCCAACTACATCGGCCCCGAGCACATCCTGATGGCGCTGCCGCTGAACCCGGAGTCGCCGGCCGGGCGGATGCTCGCCGCCGGCCGGATCCAGCCGGAGTCGTTGCAGGCGGCCAGCGCCGAGCGGGGCGCGGCCGGCCAGCCGCGCCCGGACCGCGGCACCCCCACCCTCGACCAGTACGGCCAGGACCTCACCGAGCTGGCCCGGATGGACCAGATCGACCCGGTGATCGGCCGCGCCGACGAGATCGAGCAGGCGGTGGAGATCCTGTCCCGGCGGACCAAGAACAACCCGGTGCTGATCGGCGAGGCCGGTGTCGGCAAGACCGCGATCGTGGAGGGCCTGGCGGAGCGGATCTGCGACGGCGACGTGCCGCAGACGCTCATCGGCAAGCGGGTGATCCAGCTCGACCTGTCCGGCCTGGTCGCCGGCACCCGCTACCGGGGCGACTTCGAGGAACGCCTGAAGAAGGTGATCGACGAGATCCGCGCCCACCGCGACGAGCTGATCATCTTCCTGGACGAGATCCACACGCTGGTCGGCGCGGGCGGCGCCGGCAGCGAGGGCGGCATGGACGCGTCGAACATGCTCAAGCCGGCCCTGGCGCGCGGCGAGCTGCGGGTCATCGGCGCGACCACGCTCGACGAGTACCGGCGCAGCATCGAGAAGGACGCGGCGCTGGCCCGCCGGTTCCAGCCGGTGCTGGTGCCCGAGCCGAGCGTGGAGGACACCGTCGCGATCCTGCGCGGGCTGCGCGACCGCTACGAGGCGCACCACCAGGTCCGGTTCACCGACGAGGCGCTGATCGCCGCCGGTGAGCTGTCCGACCGGTACGTCACCGACCGGTTCCTGCCGGACAAGGCGATCGACCTGATCGACCAGGCCGGGGCGCGGGTGCGGCTGCGCACGCGTACCCCGGCCGAGGACGTGCGCGAGCTGGAGCAGCAGCTCGAGGACACGCGCCGGGACAAGGAGCAGGCGGTCTCCGACGAGCAGTACGAGCGGGCCTCCGCGCTGCGCGACCGGCTCGCCGAACTGGAGGACCAGGTGCGCCGCGCCCGCGGCGACGAGGCACCCAACCACGTGCCCGAGGTGGGGCCGACGGAGATCGCCGAGGTGGTCTCGCGGGCCACCGGCATCCCGGTCACCCAGCTCACCGAGGAGGAACGCGACCGGCTGCTGCGCCTGGAGGGGCACCTGCACGAGAAGATCATCGGCCAGGACGACGCGGTCAGCGCCGTCTCCGAGGCGGTGCGCCGCTCCCGTACCGGGCTGGCCGACCCGAACCGGCCGATGGGCAGCTTCCTGTTCCTCGGCCCGACCGGCGTCGGCAAGACCGAGCTGGCCCGCGCGCTGGCCGAGGCGCTGTTCGGCGAGGCGGACCGGATGGTCCGGGTGGACATGAGCGAGTTCCAGGAGCGGCACACGGTCAGCCGGCTGGTGGGCGCGCCGCCCGGGTACGTCGGCTACGAGGAGGCCGGCCAGCTCACCGAGGCGGTCCGCCGCCGCCCGTACGCGGTCGTGCTGCTGGACGAGATCGAGAAGGCGCACCCGGACGTGTTCAACATCCTGCTCCAGGTGCTCGACGACGGCCGGCTCACCGACAGCCAGGGCCGGACGGTGAACTTCAAGAACACCGTGCTGATCATGACGAGCAACCTCGGCTCGGAGCTGATCACCGGCACCCAGCGCACCGTCGGCTTCGCCAGCGGCGCTCCCGGCGAGCAGGAGAACGACGAGCTGCGGGAGCGGCTGATGCGCCGGCTCCAGGAGAACTTCCGCCCGGAGTTCCTCAACCGCATCGACGAGGTGATCATCTTCCAGCGGCTGGAGGCCGAGCAGCTGCGCCAGATCACCGGTCTGCTGCTGGAGGAGACCCGCCGCCGCATGCACGCCCAGGACATCCAGGTCGAGTTCAGCACCGCCGGGGTGGACTGGCTCGCCGAGCACGGCTACCAGCCGGAGTTCGGCGCCCGCCCGCTGCGCCGGGTGATCCAGCGCGAGGTCGACAACCGGCTGTCCCGGATGCTGCTGGAGAACGAGATCTCCCCGGGGCAGAAGGTCACCGTCGACACCCGCGACGGCCAGCTGGTCTTCGACGTCACCGCCGGTGAACGCGGGCACGCGGCGGCCACCACGTCTCATCCCCGATGA
- a CDS encoding DUF3140 domain-containing protein, with translation MAREARLDPEVEVIWDDFHAEVNVESETLRQWLLTRGSGEEAFGPNPDLDLPEPGRQILAVLRKRKVDLTPEDIEVMQEAITRIRELTAERPRRGNADDEWRHALLDLGHDVLIER, from the coding sequence ATGGCACGCGAGGCGCGACTCGACCCCGAGGTCGAGGTGATCTGGGACGACTTCCACGCCGAGGTGAACGTCGAGTCCGAGACGCTGCGGCAGTGGTTGCTGACCCGCGGGTCGGGCGAGGAGGCGTTCGGCCCCAATCCGGACCTCGACCTACCCGAACCCGGGCGGCAGATCCTCGCCGTGCTGCGCAAGCGCAAGGTGGACCTCACGCCGGAGGACATCGAGGTGATGCAGGAGGCGATCACCCGGATCCGGGAGCTGACCGCCGAGCGGCCACGCCGGGGCAACGCCGACGACGAGTGGCGGCACGCCCTGCTCGACCTCGGTCACGACGTGCTGATCGAACGCTGA
- a CDS encoding LysR family transcriptional regulator — translation MDLELRHLRVVCAIAETGSVTKAASALGLAQPALTAQLQRIERALGGPLFERDRRGARPTALGELVLDRARVLLPAMKGLRDEAARMAGAGDPLRRYRFGGVNSPIMGRLVHRLAAERPDAQITTYSSWSVDELAQMVAGGRLDFALTGVCGDSTPSAGFGLSWREVAVEPICVLLPQTHPLAGSAEIDLVDLGHERWVAAPGDGCFGDCFAAACARAGFTPKKVYEADVRAALELVDAGAAVALCQATFRPVAGLVTRRLAGSPLRWRLLLGWHPDVPAAGVADPVLAAAVAAYTDALANHPDYLGWLLAHPEFGVQPNGTGGVRIA, via the coding sequence ATGGATCTGGAGCTGCGACACCTGCGTGTGGTCTGCGCGATCGCGGAGACGGGAAGCGTGACCAAGGCCGCCTCGGCGCTCGGCCTGGCCCAGCCGGCGTTGACCGCCCAGCTTCAGCGGATCGAACGGGCGCTGGGCGGGCCACTGTTCGAACGGGACCGCCGCGGCGCCCGCCCGACCGCGCTGGGCGAGCTGGTGCTGGACCGGGCGCGGGTGCTGCTGCCGGCGATGAAGGGCCTGCGGGACGAGGCGGCCCGGATGGCCGGCGCGGGAGACCCGCTGCGCCGGTACCGCTTCGGCGGGGTGAACAGCCCGATCATGGGCCGGCTGGTGCACCGGCTCGCCGCCGAGCGGCCGGACGCGCAGATCACCACGTACTCCTCGTGGTCGGTGGACGAGCTGGCGCAGATGGTGGCCGGCGGCCGGCTCGACTTCGCCCTCACCGGGGTGTGCGGCGACTCGACGCCGTCGGCGGGGTTCGGGCTGAGCTGGCGGGAGGTGGCCGTGGAGCCGATCTGCGTGCTGCTGCCGCAGACCCACCCGCTGGCCGGTAGCGCCGAGATCGACCTGGTCGACCTCGGCCACGAGCGGTGGGTGGCCGCGCCGGGCGACGGCTGCTTCGGCGACTGCTTCGCCGCCGCGTGCGCACGCGCCGGCTTCACCCCCAAGAAGGTGTACGAGGCGGACGTGCGGGCCGCCCTGGAACTGGTGGACGCGGGCGCGGCGGTGGCGTTGTGCCAGGCCACGTTCCGGCCGGTCGCCGGGCTGGTCACGCGGCGGCTGGCCGGTTCGCCGCTGCGCTGGCGGCTGCTGCTCGGCTGGCATCCGGACGTGCCGGCCGCCGGGGTGGCCGACCCGGTGCTGGCGGCGGCGGTGGCGGCGTACACGGACGCGCTGGCCAACCACCCCGACTATCTGGGCTGGCTGCTGGCGCACCCGGAGTTCGGCGTGCAGCCGAATGGCACCGGCGGGGTGCGAATCGCCTGA
- a CDS encoding hemerythrin domain-containing protein, with translation MTVPLPPLPPAADDAYRPGGRSVADLVDIEHRALLGLADRVTDPALAAAERRDVLDVLTAAVSRHLSAEEQYLFPAARAAMPDAVELVEREIEADAGLLTALKGLSGADDPAVADVAERVRRHVSRVAALVTPLREVASDAEMIRLGNRWEIAEEAAPTRPHPGTPATPPWNKIVEPAVGVLDKVRDVVTGRRTRLSDLEHRREA, from the coding sequence ATGACCGTCCCCCTGCCGCCGCTGCCGCCCGCCGCCGACGACGCGTACCGGCCCGGGGGCCGCAGCGTCGCCGACCTCGTGGACATCGAGCACCGGGCGCTGCTGGGGCTGGCCGACCGGGTCACCGACCCGGCGCTGGCGGCGGCCGAGCGGCGCGACGTGCTGGACGTGCTGACCGCCGCGGTGTCCCGGCACCTGTCGGCCGAGGAGCAGTACCTGTTCCCGGCGGCCCGGGCCGCCATGCCGGACGCCGTCGAGCTGGTCGAACGGGAGATCGAGGCCGACGCCGGGCTGCTGACCGCGCTCAAGGGGCTGTCCGGCGCTGACGATCCGGCGGTCGCGGACGTGGCCGAGCGGGTGCGCCGGCACGTCAGTCGTGTCGCGGCGCTGGTCACGCCGCTGCGGGAGGTGGCAAGCGACGCCGAGATGATCCGGCTGGGCAACCGGTGGGAGATCGCGGAGGAGGCGGCGCCGACGCGTCCGCACCCCGGTACCCCGGCCACCCCGCCCTGGAACAAGATCGTCGAACCGGCGGTCGGGGTGCTGGACAAGGTGCGTGACGTGGTCACCGGACGGCGTACCCGGCTGAGTGACCTGGAACACCGCCGCGAGGCATGA
- a CDS encoding M20/M25/M40 family metallo-hydrolase, with protein sequence MTSDALPARPDATDEVVDLCRDLLRIDTTNTGDNDTSVGERRAAEYVAEKLAEVGVDAEIHESAPGRANLVARIPGTEPGRDALLVHGHLDVVPADPDEWSVHPFSGEIRDGYLWGRGAIDMKDFDAMVLAVVRGWQRAGVRPRRDIVLAFTADEEAGSDYGAHFLTQRHRDLFDGCTEAIGEVGGFSYSVDDQRRLYLIETAEKGIDWLRLHAKGRPGHGSMMHDDNAVTALAEAVARIGRHRFPVVMTDTVRAFLAEVSDVLGIEIDPDDPETAIAKLGPIANIIGATIRNTANPTRLAAGYKDNVIPGRATATIDCRSLPGQSEELERQLRELVGPDIAIEYVQRQPALETTFDGDLVAGMSAALRAEDPGAHPVPYMLSGGTDAKAFTQLGIRCFGFAPLRLPADLNFSGLFHGIDERVPLDGLQFGVRVLDRFLRTC encoded by the coding sequence ATGACGAGCGACGCCCTCCCCGCCCGGCCCGACGCCACCGACGAGGTCGTGGACCTCTGCCGCGACCTGCTGCGCATCGACACCACGAACACCGGCGACAACGACACGAGCGTGGGGGAGCGGCGCGCCGCCGAGTACGTGGCGGAGAAGCTCGCCGAGGTCGGTGTCGACGCCGAGATCCACGAATCCGCCCCCGGCCGGGCGAACCTGGTCGCCCGCATCCCCGGCACCGAGCCGGGCCGCGACGCGCTGCTCGTGCACGGCCACCTCGACGTCGTCCCCGCCGACCCGGACGAGTGGTCGGTGCACCCGTTCTCCGGCGAGATCCGCGACGGCTACCTGTGGGGCCGCGGCGCGATCGACATGAAGGACTTCGACGCCATGGTGCTCGCCGTGGTGCGCGGCTGGCAGCGCGCCGGCGTCCGCCCCCGGCGCGACATCGTGCTCGCGTTCACCGCCGACGAGGAAGCCGGCAGCGACTACGGCGCGCACTTCCTCACCCAGCGGCACCGCGACCTGTTCGACGGCTGCACCGAGGCGATCGGCGAGGTGGGCGGCTTCTCCTACTCGGTGGACGACCAGCGCCGGCTCTACCTGATCGAGACCGCCGAGAAGGGCATCGACTGGCTGCGCCTGCACGCCAAGGGCCGGCCCGGCCACGGCTCGATGATGCACGACGACAACGCGGTCACCGCCTTGGCCGAGGCGGTCGCCCGGATCGGCCGGCACCGCTTCCCGGTGGTGATGACCGACACCGTCCGCGCCTTCCTGGCCGAGGTCTCCGACGTGCTCGGCATCGAGATCGACCCGGACGACCCGGAGACCGCGATCGCCAAGCTCGGCCCGATCGCCAACATCATCGGCGCGACCATCCGCAACACCGCCAACCCGACCCGGCTGGCCGCCGGCTACAAGGACAACGTCATCCCCGGCCGGGCCACCGCCACCATCGACTGCCGCAGCCTGCCCGGGCAGAGCGAGGAGCTGGAGCGGCAGCTGCGCGAGCTGGTCGGCCCGGACATCGCCATCGAGTACGTCCAGCGCCAGCCGGCCCTGGAGACCACCTTCGACGGTGACCTGGTGGCGGGCATGTCGGCCGCGCTGCGCGCCGAGGACCCGGGCGCGCACCCGGTGCCGTACATGCTCTCCGGCGGCACCGACGCCAAGGCGTTCACCCAGCTCGGCATCCGCTGCTTCGGTTTCGCGCCGCTGCGGCTGCCCGCCGACCTCAATTTCTCCGGCCTGTTCCACGGCATCGACGAGCGGGTTCCGCTGGACGGACTACAGTTCGGCGTGCGGGTTCTGGACCGCTTCCTGCGTACCTGCTGA
- a CDS encoding DUF5703 family protein: MDYEYAPLRLPSNVDRLTAAAQLAIQAEFSGWELARVRLYRDGTRQVVLRRRLVNKPQPGLSY; this comes from the coding sequence ATGGACTACGAATACGCGCCGCTGCGGTTGCCCTCGAACGTCGATCGGCTGACCGCCGCGGCGCAGCTGGCGATCCAGGCCGAGTTCTCCGGCTGGGAGCTGGCCCGGGTGCGGCTCTACCGGGACGGCACGCGGCAGGTGGTGCTGCGGCGCCGCCTGGTGAACAAGCCGCAGCCGGGCCTGTCGTACTGA